Proteins encoded in a region of the Cytobacillus pseudoceanisediminis genome:
- a CDS encoding ATP-binding protein, whose amino-acid sequence MGTLAASTAHEIRNPLTGIKGLIQLLSEKYTNTHDQYYFSVINDEISRINEIVSEFLILGKPAAQKMETLDLRNIIKELEPLIFSEANLHNVTFESAISDEPVMVECTKDQMKQVILNLTKNAFESMEGGGKLTIKLNKMHSKCQLKIADTGSGISEDEIEKIFHPFYTSKETGTGLGLVVCRRILHSFGGEIFITSKETKGTHVDIFLPIKNDA is encoded by the coding sequence GTGGGTACTCTGGCTGCCAGCACAGCCCATGAAATCAGGAACCCTTTAACAGGAATAAAAGGTCTTATACAGCTATTAAGTGAAAAATATACGAATACACATGACCAGTATTACTTTTCAGTTATAAATGATGAGATCAGCAGAATTAATGAAATTGTAAGTGAATTTTTAATTCTGGGTAAACCTGCAGCTCAAAAGATGGAAACCCTGGATTTGAGAAACATCATAAAGGAATTGGAACCGTTGATATTCTCCGAAGCCAATTTACACAATGTCACTTTTGAATCTGCTATTTCAGATGAACCTGTCATGGTCGAATGTACGAAAGACCAGATGAAACAGGTTATCCTGAATTTAACGAAAAACGCTTTTGAATCGATGGAGGGCGGAGGAAAGCTGACAATTAAACTAAATAAAATGCATTCTAAGTGTCAGCTTAAAATTGCGGACACAGGTTCAGGCATCTCTGAAGATGAAATTGAAAAGATTTTCCATCCATTCTACACTTCAAAGGAAACGGGCACGGGCCTTGGCCTCGTAGTCTGCAGGCGCATTCTGCATTCTTTCGGCGGTGAAATTTTTATTACAAGCAAAGAAACTAAAGGAACGCATGTAGATATTTTTCTGCCCATCAAAAACGACGCATAA
- a CDS encoding phosphotransferase enzyme family protein: MEKAVDALMTDDILTNFLRIYSLNIGNYKKLGDFENYVYEVYKDEKAYILRITHSSHRMLEELLSEADWMSYLISKSLKVPEVFPSQNGNLVERLTAGDDSAFYACLFSKAEGKPISVRAPEFNKELFHAWGSAVGKMHAATKSYMPSAGIVPRMQWDDEELLKVEKYIPEEDQLVIKHTEDLLNLLQNLPKHINNYGLIHTDLHSGNFFYNGKDIQVFDFDDCCYHWFASDIAIPLYYSLLYKFKEADQAEMEIFGKQFLDSFLDGYRLENEIPEDLGRQLPLFLRLRDITLYSVLHKKIAPEERNSQLLFMMETIKKRIERNAPIYVS, encoded by the coding sequence ATGGAAAAAGCAGTTGATGCTTTAATGACGGACGATATTCTCACTAATTTCCTTAGAATCTATTCTTTAAATATAGGAAATTATAAAAAGCTGGGTGACTTTGAAAACTATGTTTATGAGGTTTATAAAGATGAAAAAGCATATATTTTGAGGATTACCCACTCATCTCACCGCATGCTTGAGGAGCTTTTATCAGAAGCAGACTGGATGAGTTATCTGATATCGAAGAGTTTAAAGGTTCCAGAAGTTTTTCCATCACAGAATGGGAATTTGGTTGAGCGGTTAACAGCTGGGGACGATTCTGCCTTTTACGCCTGCCTGTTTTCAAAAGCAGAGGGAAAACCAATAAGTGTTCGGGCACCGGAATTCAATAAGGAGTTATTTCATGCGTGGGGAAGTGCGGTAGGGAAAATGCATGCAGCCACTAAATCATATATGCCATCAGCTGGAATTGTACCGCGGATGCAATGGGATGACGAAGAATTGCTTAAAGTTGAGAAATATATACCTGAAGAGGATCAATTGGTCATTAAGCATACAGAAGATTTGTTGAATCTGCTTCAAAATTTGCCAAAACATATAAACAATTATGGCCTTATTCATACTGATCTCCATTCCGGAAACTTCTTTTATAATGGGAAAGATATACAAGTATTTGATTTCGATGACTGCTGCTATCATTGGTTTGCATCAGATATAGCCATACCGCTGTATTACTCACTTTTATATAAGTTTAAAGAGGCAGATCAAGCGGAAATGGAAATATTCGGCAAGCAATTCCTTGACTCCTTTTTGGATGGCTATCGGCTGGAAAATGAAATTCCCGAAGATTTGGGAAGGCAGCTGCCCTTATTTCTGAGACTGAGAGATATCACACTTTATTCTGTCCTGCATAAAAAAATCGCACCTGAGGAAAGGAATTCGCAGCTATTATTTATGATGGAGACGATCAAGAAAAGAATTGAAAGAAATGCTCCAATCTATGTGAGTTAA
- a CDS encoding MFS transporter, producing MSTTAASVSSRYEPHQKTAYRILFIIGLCHLLNDSIQSVIPAMFPILEKSMGLSYSQLGMIAFSLNIVSSIMQPVVGMATDKKPFPFALPIGLTSTLFGILGLAFAPDYKWIIISVLFIGLGSAVFHPEGSRVAYMAAGQRRGLAQSIYQVGGNTGQALAPIITALILVPLGQMGAAWFTAVAAIAVGLLIYIAFWYTGRLQEELIAGRAKKQAGGHNNKRISKKIWSALILVLFLIFARSWYISGMTNFYAFYAIEKYSFSISQAQLFLFAFLVSGALGTFFGGPLADRFGKKRIIFLSMILTVPLSAMIPFVPSPIAFIMLVASGFILMSSFSVTVVYAQELVPGKIGTMAGLTVGLAFGMGAIGSIALGYIADTVGLVNMIIFTGFLPVLGLLTLLLPPDETVSEWNK from the coding sequence ATGAGTACTACCGCTGCTTCAGTCAGTTCAAGATATGAGCCACATCAAAAAACGGCCTATCGGATCTTATTCATTATTGGCCTTTGCCACCTATTAAATGACTCTATTCAATCTGTCATTCCAGCCATGTTTCCCATTTTAGAAAAATCTATGGGGCTTTCATACTCACAGCTGGGTATGATTGCCTTTTCACTTAATATCGTGTCTTCAATCATGCAGCCGGTTGTTGGAATGGCCACTGATAAAAAGCCGTTCCCTTTCGCCTTGCCAATCGGTCTGACTTCAACTTTATTTGGCATATTAGGATTGGCTTTTGCCCCGGATTATAAATGGATTATTATATCAGTATTGTTCATTGGTCTCGGTTCAGCTGTATTCCACCCGGAAGGATCTAGGGTGGCTTATATGGCAGCTGGCCAGCGCAGAGGTCTGGCCCAATCAATCTATCAGGTAGGGGGAAACACTGGACAGGCACTTGCTCCTATCATTACGGCCCTTATTCTTGTTCCGCTAGGTCAAATGGGTGCTGCCTGGTTTACTGCAGTTGCTGCTATTGCAGTCGGGCTGCTGATTTATATAGCGTTTTGGTATACTGGACGCCTTCAGGAGGAATTGATTGCCGGCAGAGCAAAAAAACAAGCTGGTGGCCATAATAATAAAAGGATATCAAAAAAAATATGGAGTGCACTGATCCTGGTTCTCTTTTTGATATTTGCCCGTTCATGGTATATTTCGGGTATGACAAATTTCTATGCCTTTTATGCGATAGAAAAATACTCTTTCTCCATTAGTCAGGCACAGCTCTTCTTATTTGCATTTTTAGTATCAGGTGCATTGGGCACATTTTTTGGCGGGCCGCTCGCAGATCGGTTTGGAAAGAAAAGAATTATTTTTCTGTCCATGATCCTGACTGTTCCGCTATCCGCCATGATCCCTTTCGTTCCATCTCCTATTGCATTTATAATGCTGGTGGCAAGCGGATTCATATTGATGTCAAGCTTTTCGGTGACGGTAGTATACGCTCAGGAATTAGTTCCCGGCAAAATCGGCACTATGGCGGGACTTACAGTGGGTCTGGCTTTTGGTATGGGGGCAATAGGCTCAATCGCTCTGGGCTATATAGCGGACACCGTTGGTCTGGTAAATATGATCATATTTACCGGTTTTCTTCCCGTACTGGGGTTGCTGACATTATTACTCCCACCGGATGAAACTGTTTCAGAATGGAATAAATAG
- a CDS encoding ferredoxin family protein, translating to MSTKTIEEKQYLVRFKADTKSHLTVLDHDICMTKCPDKICTIFCPAEVYKWEGLRMQVGYEGCHECGSCRIGCPYQNIKWEYPKGGHGIVFRLA from the coding sequence ATGTCAACGAAAACGATCGAAGAAAAGCAATATTTAGTTCGTTTTAAGGCAGACACCAAATCACATCTTACCGTATTGGATCATGATATCTGTATGACAAAATGCCCCGATAAAATATGCACTATTTTCTGCCCGGCTGAGGTGTATAAGTGGGAAGGATTGAGAATGCAGGTGGGTTATGAAGGATGCCATGAGTGCGGCAGCTGCAGGATTGGATGCCCATATCAGAATATTAAATGGGAATACCCAAAAGGCGGCCATGGTATAGTATTCAGACTTGCATAA